The DNA sequence GCGGGGACGACGATGGCCAGCGTGACGAACGGGTCGAGCCGGAGGGCCGTGGCAAGCTGGTAGCTGAGGTAGGCCCCCAGGAAGGCGAGCGCGAAGTTGGCGAGGTTGATCACGCGGAGCAGGCCCCAGGTCAGGCTGAGGCCGAGCCCCAGCAGGGCGTAGAGGCCGCCCGTGAACAGGCCGGCCAGGAGCGCCTGGCCGAGGAGGTTCAGGCTAGGCACGATGGCGCGGGATTATACCGCCCGCGGCGTCAGGCCGCCGGTGTGGCCGGAGGGCTCGCCTAGAACTCTGCGGCTACGGGCAGACGCGCCCGATGAACTTCTCCGGCGGCGGTCCCCCCCACTGCGAGACCAGCGCCTTCTCGACCGGCAGCAGGTTGGAGCCGTTCCTCGCGTTCAGGCGGTCGCTGTCGGCCCAGTGCTCGTGCACCCGCCCCCACGGGTCCGCCCAGTAGTCGTAGACCTGGCTGCCCAGCAGATGCCGCCCGATCCCCCACATGTGCTCGTACTTGCCGAGCTTCTCGATGTAGTCGTGGCCCATGAACACGTCGTCGACGTCCTGGACCTCGAACGACAGGTGGTTCAGCCCCGCCCGCTCGTTGCGGATGCAGAAGAACACGTGGTGGTCGACGTAGGTCTCCCCGCGGTCGCACCGGTTGAACGAGCCGATGATGTTGTCCTTGCTGTCCGCGTACACGTCGTCCGAGCAGATGAACCCCAGCGTCTCCCGGAACCACTGGACGGTCTCCACCACCTTGGGCGAAGCCATCACCCCGTGGCCGATCCGCTTCACCCGTGAGGGGCCCTTGGGCAGCCGCATCAGCTCTCCGGCCCGCTTCAGCGGCTCCGGGCCCGAGTTCAGCGGCTGGAGCTCCACCCGGATCGGCGGCAACGGCTTGATG is a window from the Candidatus Methylomirabilota bacterium genome containing:
- a CDS encoding catechol 1,2-dioxygenase — encoded protein: MALIKVTDLAYGRLRSPDLDVAEEFLTHFGMAKVERTKNALYMRGTDSAHHLHVTEKGDPGFVGLAYYAASEDDLRRVAKAPGASGVEDIDEPGGGQRVRLKEPNGYQIEVVYGIKPLPPIRVELQPLNSGPEPLKRAGELMRLPKGPSRVKRIGHGVMASPKVVETVQWFRETLGFICSDDVYADSKDNIIGSFNRCDRGETYVDHHVFFCIRNERAGLNHLSFEVQDVDDVFMGHDYIEKLGKYEHMWGIGRHLLGSQVYDYWADPWGRVHEHWADSDRLNARNGSNLLPVEKALVSQWGGPPPEKFIGRVCP